In Labeo rohita strain BAU-BD-2019 chromosome 4, IGBB_LRoh.1.0, whole genome shotgun sequence, the DNA window gagtcaaaattattattataataacagaAAACATCTCTAATGCTTAGAAGAGTATGAAAACCAAAGATGTTGTGGAGGGTGCCTGCAGTAACTTACAAAACATACTCATAAATACAATCACACAAGTGTCTTACACCGTTTCCCTGCTTTGATGTGACTCACCTTTTCAGCTACTTTCTCCACCCCTTTCCTCAGCTCATGGGCCATGTCGCCCATCTCCAGGGCTTTGTTACTGCTGAAGCTGTTGAAGTCCTGCTGGTGAGCCATGCTCTGGTGCAGCTGAAACAGGGGGTCCCTCCAGGCCATCAGCAGCTTAAGAATCACCTCCGTTAACTCTTCACGCTGACACACAACAGTTTAAAGATTTAAAAGCCACAGGTATGACAAGAACAGTCTCGTTTCTAAAGATGCTGATTTGTCtgaaactatatataatatactaatGAGGCTTGAGAGTTTGAAGAGATGGTTGCTGGGTTACTTAATTTAGCAGATGTGACTTTAAGTGCATTAATTGATGGGACAGTCCTCGTGGGACGGGCTGCGGTTAAGTGCTTTGCTCAAGGGCACAGAGGTGATAAGACAGCAGTGGGATCAGAGAATACAGCCCATTAATGACAAGCAATGGCAGCAGAATCACAGATGCTCGACGTGATAAATGCATCCTGGAGCTGAACTTGGTGATGTTTTTTTAGGCTGATTAGGATGTTATACTCACAGCTAGTTTCTGTGCATTCTCTTTGCCATTTGGAGTCAAAATGTTGGAGGTGTGACACTTTCGGTAGATCTTTCCAATATGGTTTTTGCTGGGCAGGAAATACTGTTCCTTTAGACAAAAAGAAATAGAGAGAAgatgagggggaaaaaactgaAATTCAGTTTGCAGATTAGTTTAttacttttaagtttttatataaatattgttgtaTCTGTATATTCAGAATAAAATTCATTGTTTAATAAActttcacattttatgtaattaataatatagatttttttatatatatatatatatatatatatacatatataaaactttAGTTAAATGCTGTTATGCAATTTATTATGacaataaaatatctaataataGCATGATGcacttttaaaatatctaaaatgtctattattgttgaaatttatactttatattagCAAAAGTAGTTCATTTTGAGCatgttattatgtattttaaatatctaaaaaagaCTAATTATTTGAATTCATACTAGATAAGAACAAAAATAGTACATTTTGTGCttatgcactgtaaaatatctaaatgatctaatgcattttcattttgctgttatgcttttatccatttttattatgcatttttaaatatttaaaaaatctgttatttaaagtaatattaataagagttcattttgctgttatgctttcatgcatttttattgtgcattattaaatatctgagacgtctgattttaattaatattaacaaaaacagcaaaattttgctgttgttcttttttattatgcatTCTTACAAgtctattattttaattaatattaacaaaaatagttcattttgctgttatgctttcatgcatttttatacatttttaaataatctaaaattatattatttaaattaatattaacaaaaagaaTTAATTTTGCTGTTATGCCTTCATGCATTtttgttatgcatttttaaagatctaaaactgttgttttattaatattaacaaaaagaGTTAGTTTTGCTGTTATgcatttatagatttttatcatgcatttttaaatatctaaaaaaaatctgttattttaattcatattaataaaaGAGTTAATTTTGCTGTTATgctttcatgcatttttattaacattaatattaacaaaaagaGTTAGTTTTGCTGTTATGCGTTTATAGTTTCATGCATTttatcatgcatttttaaatatctaagtccattattttaattaattttaacaaaaatagttaattttactgttatgcttttatgcattttttaatgcatttttaaagatcTAAAAAGTCTATTGTTTTAATTGATATTAACAAAAAGAGTTCATTTTGTTgctatgcattttattattataaatatctaaataaatatctaaaaattaatacatattatCAAAAAGAGATGCTTTTATCTGTATTatcaagaaaaaatatttcagctagTTACTTCTTGTGTATGTAGTGATTTGATTATTTACCTTTAGATAATAATTAGCAAGTATTGCAAAAATTCATATTTGCAGTGCATATACCATGCATTTTGATATACATGATCATTTTGCTGAAAATGCATTATTGCATTACAAAATTTGTCAAAGACAGTTGCATTAGAGCAATTagaagaagaagcagaagtAGAAGAAGAGACAGATGTGACTCACAAACTCTGAGTGCAGATCGTTGGAGAGGCTGTGCATTCTGGCAGAGTGCTGAATGACCCTGTCGAAGAGATCTGCCAGGGATGGGACGTGGCATCCCGACGGCCCGTGTGTGCAGATGGGTGCGGAGCCGACCCGGCCGTGAGGATCCAGGCACAGAAGTGCCACAAGCAGCACAGCCACTGGCGGCAGAGACGAAccgaaagaaagagagagagagaaatagagaCAAGAGTAGAGCAGCAGAGGGTTAGAGAAAATCTAAGTTCCTCCGAGAAAAACAGGAGAGTACATCCACAGATGGAGAAAGAGATTTGATTTTCTAACTGTAGACAGCCACATGGGCTTCAAAAAGCTAGCCGTTCTCCTTAAATCAGAGCCTGCGTCAGTATATTGAAATACCTTGCTTCAGGCTCCTGGACATTctgagaggagaggagaggttGTGGAGAAGGAAGGGGTCGGACTGCTATTTAAGGTGCCCAGAGTTGAGGTGCTGAGGGACGACTCTGCCCATTAAAGAGAAGGGAAGAACGAAAGGGGCGGGCATGAAAAGTGTGCGTGCGTGATGATGGCGTGATTGTCGTAGTCCATTGTGTCCGTTCCTTCAATCAGATGGTGACTAATGCCGCTTCCCCCCACCCAAGTCCCTGCGGGCTGCCCACTTCAATTTTGTGTTCTTACCTCTTTAACCTTGTCTCTCATCTGTCCTGTCATCTGCCCCATCAGAGTAACCTGGGTGACTGGCGCTCTTGCCTTCTGACATCCAGCATGACCCAAAACGCCAGTGAGTCGTGCACTTTAAATGGTCATTGTAAAGAATAAGTAGATGACAGAGATGGACTGAGTTGCTTTTagagttttttaattaattctgtCCTGTCTGTGTTCAATAAAGCATTGGTATACTTCCAAAGACTGGAAActgtcatattattattattattattatatattatatattattagacTATATCATAATGATGTTttgcatttattgtattttgtaaaaattattaaaatacaaatgatattaaaaaaaaaaataaaaaaaataaaaaaaaaaatgtataaaaataaatatatagtaaatacaATAGATGCATATTTCTTGCATTGTAAcattgtgtatattatattatattaattaattagattacattattatgattttcgcatattttgtattttgtcattaaagTGGTTAAAGGGGGAGAaagtaatatttgtattaatacccataaaattgttttgttttattttattttattttattttatttatttttaaatattttattttattattttattttattgtaatttatttttaaatattctatttttaaatgttttattttaattttattttttagttttatttttgtatattttattctaCCATTAAATAAATTGGTTGTGgggaaataatataatttatgcattaatatttatacacattttattttattattttatttagtaatttatattatattatattatattatattatattatatttattatattatattatattatattattatgaatttttgcatattttgtattataccaggcattgacatttatatttataaacatatattatattatattatattatattatattatattatattatattatattacattacattacattataatataatattattatgaatttttgCGTATCTTGTATTATACCATGCATTTAgggatttatatttataaacatatattatattatattatattatattatattatattatattatattatattatattatattatattacattacattacattccattccattattatattatattacattatattatttatatgttttacatttaattaaaaaaattaaataaatctattattattattctattaatctattaatatttttggagaAGAGAACTATATATGAATTTTGTTAATTATGCATATGCTGACAACAACATAGTGACTGTTTGTGAGATATGAAATAAGAGAATTGTGCACATAGGATATTTTCGAGTGTTTTTGAGTCACAATGAATACTGTTTCTGTGTTTTAAGGCCCGGTGCATTTGGGGTGAACAGACCGATCCACCAAAAGCCAACAAGCGTtaaaatttgatgtttgatgGGACAAAAATGATCTTGCTTTTTTCCTTTATCCTCAGTGTTTGAATTCAGCGTGTCTTGTTGCATGTGCTCGATAAGAGACATTTGACCTCAGACATTTGTGTTAGTGTGGTTGGATGTTCAGTACAACTGTGACGACTACGGCTATGACAAGTCGACGTTAAACTGGATGGAACTATGACGTCAGACACCTGGATATGGGTCAGAGACAGACAGGGAGACTATTATTAGACGTAAAATCTTACAAACTGTCATAAAACACTGTGTCGTTCTGTCAAGTGTTCAGGGATGAAAATAGTATGTGGACAGAATGCCACTTTACATGATGATATGCGCGAAACAAGCTGACAGAAGCCATAGGGATCAGGTGACCAGCTAAAAATAGTTTTCTTTTGTCGCTAAAGTGTTCACACTTCCATTCAGAAGTTAAGGGTtgataagtattttaaaaatgctttaaagaagtctcaagACTggattcatttgatcaaaaatacattaaaaaacagtaatattgtgaaatattttacattaagtgtcacatgatccttcagaaatcaatctaatatgctgatttacatttcttattgttatcagtattaatatttttgcagaaaGGGGTAGgtttaagtttaaaagaacagcatttatttgacatagaagtattttgtaacattataaatgtctttactgtcatttcatACTTAtttaatgctgaataaatatagTTTCTTGCAAGAAAATAATCTCACAAGGCCCAATGTTTTAAAGAGTATAATGTTTCAATGTTCAAGAACATTAGGAAAGATATGAGCTCTGCCATCattaatgtgtttaattaattaagccaaaaacatgatttttttttgcctgtGGAGGAAAATGAATCttgttaaaaagtaattagGTTGATGACAACTCTgcttttttatgttgaaaagtCATACCCAGTCTTTTTATGCTGACAGTTGTTGGGTTTGGTGTAAGATGGTCAAAGCAGTGTATATTTCAGGTCTTTTGTCTCCATGTGATGTTAAGCAGAAGTAATGAGTCAGTCTGTGTTCACACACAGCATAACGTGGCGGTAAAAACAGACCCAAACACCCGGCAGGGCGCGGTTTATTCAAGTTCATTCGTTTAATGCAAGACAACATTCCacagatgtgaccctggaccacaaaaccagtctgaagttgctggggtatatttgtagcaatagccaaaaatacattgtatgggtcaaaattattgatttttcttttatgccaaaaatcattaggacatcaagtaaagatcatgttccatgaagatattttgtacatttgttactgtaaatatatcaaaacttaatttttgattagtaatatgcatcgaacaactttaaaggtgattttctcaatattttgattttttgcaccctcaaatagttgtatctcagccaaatattgtcatatcctaacaaaccatgcatcaatggaaagctttattATTCCACTTTCAggttatgtataaatctcagtttcgaaaaattgacctttatgtggtccagagtcacatattgtCTATCTTCtttttgtctgtctctctcagtCTCTTTTAATCATTAGTTAATGCTTAATCCTGTAACTatgaatttttaaacattatgtaAAAGCACTAAAAGttgtaaatttgaaaaaaaaaaaaaaaaaaaaaaaaaagcgaagtgataagaaaatatctgacttAGATACAGACAAGTCACTTTTGGCATTACTTGCATATTCAgtttagcattatttatttatttaatttaatttaatttaatttaattcaattttaattttactttattattttatgacccTACATAGGACAAAGGTCTCGAGGTTGAATAGATGTTATTACATAAACAggaatataatataacataaacagGAAAGCAAAGGAAAGAGCTTGGCAAATTAATCAGAAAAgtcccttttattttattttgttttattttattttattttattttgttattttattttatgacccCACATAGGACAAATGGTCTGGAGGTTGAATAGATATTATTTAGCATAAATGgggaaagaaaaggaaagagcTTGGCAAATTAATCAGACAATTCCcttttatatttgatttgatttgatttgatttataaaACGTTCAATAGGGAAACCAAATACTACCAAATAGTGATTGTTGGGTTTAGTTCTGATATTATgacaaaatgaacatgaaacTTTCTTAAACTCCCAAAGGTCATTAGTATAGAATAAATGGGTTGGTGAaggaacatttttttcatatttttatgttctAATGGGATGCAGAAAGCTAAGAGGATCCAGCACCATGGACAGCAACCACATGTCTATGTCcactattttttattcatttatttgtaaacttcTTTGAGACATGTGGACCCTTCTGTTGAAAGCATGAACATCATTGTTTGATGtccatttgaaataaatataaatatgttgtGACAAGTCAATATCAACATATGCTTTACCAGTGACCTCATGATTATGATTACGAAGCGTTTAATAAGACATACTCTGCAAAAGTCCAAATGGAAACTTCAATCACAACTCAGTAAAGAAAGTactttaaaaagtcattatgaATCATACACTGAGTGGCTAAATGCCAGAGTAACATTTCCACCCATCAACACGCACAAAGATGGACAAATGCACTTTCAAGTATACTTTTGACTCTCAGTATAGTccataaatgtacataaatagCATCAGTGCATTCTGAAGccttttaaacatgaaaacattgGAAAAACTACTTGGAAATATTTCTTAGAATTATCCAGCTAATTACACAATGTTGTTTCCTGACCTCTTGAAAACTGCACATATACTGAAGGCCAAGCTCATGTCCAGCCTTCAGTGACTGTGCTTAAAGACATCACATGGATTCATTTTTAGAATAGATCAACTTCTTCGTCCATGCTTCCTTTGCAGTCTTTTATAGGCAGTCACTCTTGGTTACAAAAATCATATGTCTACGTATTTACGTTTAATATTACAATGAATTGGGTATGACACCATGTCTAATTGTGTCTTATtaaaagggataattcacccaaaaatgaaaattctgtcattaattacttctatcatgtcattcaaaacctGTAAGGACTTCATTCatgttcagaacacaaattaagatatttttgatgaaatccaaaaactttctgaacctgcattgacagcaacacaactgacacattcaaggcccagaaaggtagtaacgacattgttgaaatagtccatgtgacatcagtggtttaacttaatgttatgaaattacaagaatattttttgtgggcaaagaaaacaaatataacaactttatttcttcTCCTCCATGTCAGTcacttttggatttcatcaaaaatatcttaatttgtgttttgaagatgaacaaaggtcttatgggtttggaacgacatgagggtgagtaattaatatcagaattttcatttttgggtgtactgtccctttaagtaaaaaaaaaaaaaaaaaaaaaaaaaaaaaaaaaggaatgagCAGAGCAGATGTGGATTTGAGACTACAGTgtgttaaaatacttaaataattaattaaatgattaaatgcacCTAAATGtaatacactgttaaaaaaaacacacacacatttaattctatgtttgtatgtgtttctgagtgaaaattgtttctatgccatttcttttttttcattaagctataataatttactcacatttAATACTACACAGTTTAAAAATGAtcataattttaacagtaaaaatggtaaaaatgctatgttaaaaacctgttaTTTGGTTAACAGGAAGTTTACttatatggtaaaaaaaattgaatgggacatttaatgtaattttacagtaaaatattgttaaaattatagTCTTTAGAAGTGTCCTCTTATAATTATtagtgaaaaactgtaaattgaTATTCCCAGAAATCACTTTTTGATAGCTCACATTTAACgattgattgatttttcatttgaataactgttctacttatttatttttttcttagtagTTATATACATAAGTTTTGATGACATcttattatattcatatttgtttatttatctttatttgtatttatttatttatctgctttttcatttgtgtgtatGGCACAATCAGagctgccttttttttaaataatattatctctttttttttacattgtattattattttttttaacagtgtacatttttatgtttcagttgtagaattaatttatttatgcatttatttatttatcttttaatttttaacttatttagaGAAAAATTTCAAAATCTGCAATACTataacatcaaaataatggacTTTCCAGTATCTGAATTTTAATATCTGTGAATCCctagtttaaatatattaatttgttaccctggaccacaaaaccagtcataagggtcagttttgttgaacttgagatttatacatcatctgaaagctagtCCAAATACTTTTAGAAATAGTCTGTATTGCTCAGCAGATGAGCGTGGCCTTTGTCTGACATTTTCATCACCCAGAAAGGTTGTGGGTGGACAGTCCAGCATAGCACTGTGTACACAGTTCAGATTTATTTGGCAACATTGCTTTTTAGAGGGTCTGCAGTGAAGACACTACTGGTGGGCCACACGCACtcagcagctgcatttgtgtttgttcagaTGGGATACATATGGAGTTGGCAGGTTGCATATGCATACAGCTGTATATGTGATCTTAAGCAGAACCAGTCCACAGGGGAAACTTCCtaagtgtttggaaaaaaatagatatattttagCAAAACAGTTAGTTAATATGGCATGACACGGGGTGGCAGAGGTCTTCACGTTTGGCTGCATGTTCATGTAGTGTGCAGCGCTTAAACCCGCATGCtgctgaatcactgaatcacgCTAATGTTGTGGCAGCATTGAGACTCACCTCTGACCGCTCGCACTGGGTCACATGGCTCATCATGATAGCGTACAGTCAACTGatgtaaacaaacacagacagCAAAATGCAAGAGAGAGTATTCATAATGGCTGGGTATTCATTACAGTCAAATAGTGAATTTTGTGCGATGACTTTCCGATGAGCAGTCACTGTGTGAGGTTATGTGTATGTGAATCATTTTTGGATTTGAGTGCCTAATTATGCCTAATTTTTAtccttatttacttttttagcaACATGAATAATTATGCAAACTATTTGCTTTGCTACtgaattattttgcaatattcaaataaaataaataaataaaataattaggtatttttgttgacatttcacatgatttttgttttgttttttgtttttgttcatttggttagtttgttttgtttttgttgtttggtttggtttttgttccagcgtcatatatatatatgtgtgtgtgtgtgtgtgtgcagtaaataaatatattaatctgTCTATTAAGTTTaagtatgtaatattttatacataatataatattaaatacaaaaaactacttttgtatgtatttatttaaaaaaaaatatataaacataatatatatatataaatttgtgtgtgtgtgtatatttatatatatatacacgaaattttatgtgtattttcttcagaattgtgTATACTGTAATAGGAttaaattttatgttaataacattttatagaaaatgtatgtatttatacagttttatattttatgttgtgtttgtacagtaaacaaatacacattttttatatattaaacttatataatattaaatatataaaaataaactataataataaaataatataataaataaataaataaataaatagtaataataaaaaactataatctGTATGTAAGAATAAGAATTTAGATGTACagagtttaatatatatattatataaatgtaaatgtagtataaaatatataatattttatatgtacacatatttaatgtcatttatattttcaaaatatatatttttataactttatttatgttgtgtgtacatacacacacacacacacacacacacacacacacacacacacacacaaaaacacacacgtcATACATATAATTGTACAGTTAGATATCAATgaaattgtgtgtttgtgtttgttccaCTAGATGTCAGCATTGTATGTCTATATATTGTTGCTCATCCAACCTTGCTTCCTTTTTACTTTGTTGCTTATCAAGTATTAAACAAGccaatctgttttttttatatatatatttaatattttttcctttatctatatattgtttattatcttttgattgtataattattatgataACTATTATGTGGTTATTACTTGCATTCagaacattttataattatttcaaattataatCATCTCAAGTCTTAAATAGCATACAGTTCAACTGCTTGTATCTTATACTCTTTACGAATGCTTTTAAAACAGCCTGCATTGTAACACTGTGCACCGTTAAATTTCTGTTTGTATCAAAATGATACAGACTGCACAGAGGAACATGCCGTAATCTTTAGAAAATGAGAAATACTCCACCCTGTGATGTCAGGATAACACTCCATCCGCCGTAATTGTACTTGTGCATCAGATAAGTGTTTTCGTGGTGCACTTGCAGAG includes these proteins:
- the prl2 gene encoding prolactin 2 produces the protein MSRSLKQVAVLLVALLCLDPHGRVGSAPICTHGPSGCHVPSLADLFDRVIQHSARMHSLSNDLHSEFEQYFLPSKNHIGKIYRKCHTSNILTPNGKENAQKLAREELTEVILKLLMAWRDPLFQLHQSMAHQQDFNSFSSNKALEMGDMAHELRKGVEKVAEKMRVLGMLGNSVTGLSAAEAMLPISDSGEAMSDYELLYCFRRDSNKVQNYLKILKCRIVPEHDC